One Nocardioidaceae bacterium SCSIO 66511 genomic window carries:
- a CDS encoding iron chelate uptake ABC transporter family permease subunit produces MTTLKDELYAELADRSPVATVRRARKRRAARVTAVTAVLATVCFAIFCVSLSVGDFNIPLPDVVATLFGGGDRATQFIISDLRLPRALTAALTGAAFGLSGAIFQTLVRNPLASPDLIGITQGASASAVICILGFGLSGFAVSVGAFAGALATALAIYLLAWREGISGYRFVLIGIAMAAMLMSVISYLMTRAEVYDAQQALVWLTGSLNAKTWATVQIVAWASVVLMPLAVMFGRGLHALQMGDDAAKSLGHRIERSRLSLIVIAVALAAVATAAAGPVAFVAFVAGPIARRLVGHNGLALVPAALVGAVVMLGSDFVAQHAIPDTQFPVGVVTGIVGAPYLLWLLVTTNRVGRGG; encoded by the coding sequence ATGACGACCTTGAAGGACGAGCTGTACGCAGAGCTCGCCGACCGCTCGCCGGTGGCGACGGTCCGCCGTGCCCGTAAGCGCCGCGCCGCGCGGGTCACCGCAGTCACCGCCGTGCTCGCGACGGTCTGCTTCGCGATCTTCTGCGTGTCGCTGTCGGTCGGTGACTTCAACATCCCGCTGCCCGATGTGGTCGCGACGCTCTTCGGCGGCGGCGACCGTGCGACGCAGTTCATCATCAGCGACCTCCGGCTTCCGCGCGCGCTGACCGCGGCACTCACCGGCGCGGCGTTCGGACTGTCCGGTGCGATCTTCCAGACGCTCGTACGCAACCCGCTGGCGAGCCCGGATCTGATCGGAATCACCCAGGGCGCGAGCGCTTCGGCGGTCATTTGCATCCTCGGCTTCGGCCTCAGTGGCTTCGCCGTCTCGGTCGGAGCGTTCGCCGGTGCGTTGGCGACGGCGCTCGCGATCTACTTGCTCGCCTGGCGCGAGGGCATCAGCGGCTACCGGTTCGTACTCATCGGCATCGCGATGGCGGCCATGCTGATGAGTGTCATCTCGTACCTCATGACCCGCGCCGAGGTGTACGACGCACAACAGGCGCTGGTCTGGCTGACCGGCAGCCTGAACGCGAAGACGTGGGCGACCGTGCAGATCGTCGCGTGGGCGAGCGTGGTGCTGATGCCGCTTGCGGTGATGTTCGGCCGTGGTCTGCACGCGCTGCAGATGGGTGACGACGCTGCGAAGAGCCTCGGCCACCGAATCGAACGCTCTCGACTGTCGCTGATCGTGATCGCCGTCGCCCTTGCTGCGGTGGCGACTGCGGCAGCCGGTCCGGTCGCGTTCGTCGCGTTCGTCGCCGGGCCGATCGCGCGGCGGCTCGTCGGCCACAACGGCCTCGCTCTCGTACCGGCGGCACTCGTCGGCGCCGTGGTGATGCTCGGATCCGACTTCGTAGCACAGCATGCGATTCCCGATACGCAGTTCCCGGTCGGCGTTGTCACGGGCATCGTCGGCGCCCCGTACCTGCTCTGGCTACTCGTGACGACGAACCGTGTCGGACGCGGTGGATGA
- a CDS encoding ABC transporter ATP-binding protein, with amino-acid sequence MTTEHTLEARDLSLSYDSRPVVRDLSVAVPAGMVSVIVGANACGKSTLLRGLARLLSPVSGTVCLDGKSIHSMPTKTVATMLGLLPQSPVAPEGIKVADLVGRGRYPHQGWFRSWSKDDDEAVAQALLATDTLELATRSVDELSGGQRQRVWIAMALAQDTDLLLLDEPTTFLDVSHQVEVLDVLTDLNRRRGTTIVIVLHDLNLAARYADHLIAMKDGEIIGEGSPSSVVTEETVDAVFGMESQVVTDPVSGTPMVVPIGRHHSRRDDDARVVDIASHDLVEGAAR; translated from the coding sequence ATGACGACCGAACACACCCTCGAAGCGCGCGACCTGAGCCTTTCGTACGACAGCCGCCCGGTCGTACGCGACCTCAGTGTTGCCGTGCCGGCGGGCATGGTCAGCGTGATCGTCGGCGCAAACGCCTGCGGTAAGTCGACACTGCTGCGCGGGTTGGCCAGGCTGCTCTCACCGGTCTCCGGAACCGTCTGCCTCGACGGCAAGAGCATCCATTCGATGCCGACCAAGACGGTCGCGACGATGCTCGGGTTGCTCCCGCAGTCGCCGGTTGCACCCGAAGGCATCAAGGTCGCCGACCTCGTCGGCCGCGGCCGCTACCCGCATCAGGGCTGGTTCCGCAGCTGGAGCAAGGACGACGATGAGGCCGTGGCACAAGCCTTGTTGGCGACAGACACCCTCGAGCTCGCAACGCGTTCCGTCGACGAACTGTCGGGAGGGCAGCGGCAGCGGGTGTGGATCGCGATGGCGCTCGCCCAGGACACCGACCTGCTGTTACTCGACGAGCCCACGACGTTCCTCGACGTCAGCCACCAGGTCGAGGTGCTCGACGTGCTCACCGACCTCAACCGTCGGCGCGGTACGACCATCGTGATCGTCCTGCACGATCTGAACCTCGCTGCGAGGTACGCCGACCACCTGATCGCCATGAAGGACGGCGAGATCATCGGCGAGGGCTCTCCCTCGTCGGTCGTGACCGAGGAGACCGTCGATGCGGTGTTCGGAATGGAGTCACAGGTCGTGACCGATCCGGTCTCCGGAACCCCGATGGTCGTGCCGATCGGTCGACATCACAGCCGACGCGACGACGACGCGCGAGTCGTCGACATCGCCTCGCACGACCTCGTAGAAGGAGCCGCTCGATGA
- a CDS encoding siderophore-interacting protein, translated as MTRQLSYFETTLRSSEQLTPHLRRIVLGGGQLDFWQSSGVPDEAVLLVVPDADGSVDLPSELNGHNYERCRWYTVRHFDETRRELTIDVVGHDVGLATRWVRRAQVGDRLGLSSVRNWYSRPADAAWQLLVGDITAVPAIARILEEQSDSVPTVVRIELADPADTVPLPERDNVSVEWVHNSGESRLDDLVRTAVLPDGDGYTFAAGEAAATRGVRRYLRHECRLPAARYSVIGYWTARSEEFNRRLESSGIDLRVIYEEGAAAGKGEEELADEVDRQLVAAGL; from the coding sequence ATGACCAGGCAACTCTCGTACTTCGAGACGACGCTACGCAGCAGCGAGCAGCTGACGCCACATCTTCGCCGCATCGTCCTGGGCGGTGGGCAGCTGGACTTCTGGCAGAGCAGCGGTGTGCCGGACGAAGCGGTGCTCCTCGTCGTACCCGATGCCGACGGATCGGTCGACCTCCCCTCCGAGCTCAACGGCCACAACTACGAGCGGTGCCGCTGGTACACCGTGCGTCATTTCGACGAGACACGCCGCGAGCTGACCATCGACGTCGTCGGCCATGACGTCGGTCTCGCGACGCGCTGGGTACGCCGCGCTCAGGTGGGCGACCGGCTCGGGCTGTCGTCGGTACGCAACTGGTACTCGCGCCCGGCCGATGCGGCGTGGCAGCTGCTCGTCGGCGACATCACGGCGGTTCCGGCGATCGCGCGCATCCTGGAGGAGCAGTCCGATTCGGTCCCGACGGTCGTCCGCATCGAGCTCGCCGACCCGGCCGACACGGTTCCACTGCCCGAGCGCGACAACGTGAGCGTCGAATGGGTGCACAACTCCGGTGAGAGCCGGCTCGACGATCTCGTACGTACGGCGGTCCTACCCGACGGCGACGGTTACACGTTCGCGGCGGGTGAGGCGGCAGCGACCCGCGGAGTGCGGCGCTACCTGCGTCACGAGTGCCGGTTGCCCGCGGCGCGGTACAGCGTCATCGGTTACTGGACGGCGCGTTCGGAGGAGTTCAACCGCCGGCTCGAGTCGTCGGGCATCGACCTGCGGGTGATCTACGAGGAAGGTGCCGCCGCGGGCAAGGGCGAGGAGGAGCTCGCCGACGAAGTCGACCGGCAGTTGGTCGCCGCCGGGCTGTGA
- a CDS encoding ABC transporter ATP-binding protein/permease, with protein sequence MTSYAGGMPLTGARLIGRAYRREFPRVVGGAASLSLHQLCEAMVPVAIGLIIDHAVVPRDTSALLVGIVCLTALFTVLMLAYRTGARVLFYGTQRESHRLRVAIAEHSLHGRGARTSLRSGELLSIAATDADLTGMTLRLSAFAAGGITAIVASAVVLLRIDVVLGVGVIVGAPAIVGLLHLLAPWMTRRSAAQQAAIGRTTAMATDLVSGVRVLHGIGAEDQGTRRYTDASQEALGAALWASRWRGLLLGASEAASGLFLAAVAGTAGWFALEGRISVGELVTVIGLAQFISEPVKMLGGVAEDLASFRASADRVATVLNAPHLADDGDREAPGDSGIAVESLTYRSLTGLTLRVAPGELVGVVALDPQDAEALVEVLSGRADAAAVEGSVSVGGVSVADASQQSVRAALLVEPHHVSLFEGDLEENLRLAGVDRGESALDEALAATSADDVVASHPDGLARVLSERGRDLSGGQRQRIALARALLADPGVLVLHDPTTAVDAVTEADIAAGLTAVRHADGGSRATIMVAASPALLARADRVVVVDGTVVAEGTHDDLLGEHDAYRALVAR encoded by the coding sequence GTGACCTCGTATGCGGGCGGGATGCCGCTCACCGGGGCACGGCTGATCGGGCGGGCTTACCGCCGCGAGTTCCCACGAGTCGTCGGCGGAGCGGCCAGTCTGTCGCTCCATCAGCTCTGTGAGGCGATGGTCCCGGTCGCGATCGGGCTGATCATCGACCATGCCGTCGTCCCGCGCGACACATCGGCGCTACTCGTCGGCATCGTCTGCCTGACGGCGCTGTTCACCGTGCTGATGCTCGCTTACCGTACGGGCGCCCGGGTGCTCTTCTACGGTACGCAGCGAGAGAGCCATCGGCTGCGCGTCGCGATCGCGGAGCATTCGCTGCACGGGCGCGGCGCACGGACGTCGTTGCGATCGGGTGAGCTGCTGTCGATCGCGGCGACCGACGCGGACCTGACCGGCATGACCCTGCGACTGTCGGCGTTCGCCGCAGGGGGAATCACCGCGATCGTGGCGTCGGCGGTCGTGCTGCTGCGCATCGACGTCGTACTCGGCGTCGGCGTCATCGTTGGGGCGCCCGCGATCGTCGGGTTGCTGCACCTCCTCGCGCCCTGGATGACGCGGCGTTCTGCCGCCCAGCAGGCGGCGATCGGACGGACGACCGCGATGGCGACCGACCTGGTCAGCGGAGTGCGGGTCCTACACGGCATCGGCGCCGAAGACCAAGGCACGCGACGGTATACGGACGCCAGCCAGGAGGCTCTCGGAGCCGCGCTGTGGGCGTCTCGCTGGCGAGGACTGCTACTCGGCGCCAGCGAGGCCGCGAGCGGGTTGTTCCTGGCGGCGGTCGCAGGTACGGCCGGCTGGTTCGCCCTCGAGGGGCGGATCTCCGTCGGCGAGCTGGTGACCGTGATCGGGTTGGCCCAGTTCATCTCCGAGCCCGTCAAGATGCTGGGCGGCGTTGCGGAGGACCTCGCATCGTTCCGCGCATCCGCCGACCGTGTCGCGACGGTATTGAACGCACCGCACCTCGCCGACGACGGCGATCGGGAGGCTCCGGGAGACAGCGGGATCGCGGTCGAGAGCCTGACGTACCGATCGCTGACCGGCCTGACCCTCAGGGTCGCTCCGGGAGAGTTGGTCGGTGTGGTCGCCCTCGATCCGCAGGACGCCGAGGCATTGGTCGAGGTGCTGTCCGGACGTGCCGACGCGGCAGCGGTCGAGGGCTCGGTGTCGGTCGGCGGCGTATCGGTCGCGGACGCGAGCCAGCAGAGCGTACGTGCGGCGCTGCTCGTCGAACCGCACCATGTGTCGCTGTTCGAAGGCGATCTCGAAGAGAACCTACGGCTCGCCGGAGTCGACCGCGGCGAGAGCGCACTCGATGAGGCACTCGCTGCGACGAGCGCCGACGACGTCGTTGCGTCGCATCCGGACGGGCTCGCCCGCGTTCTGTCCGAGCGCGGCCGTGATCTCTCGGGCGGACAACGTCAGCGCATCGCGCTTGCGCGCGCTCTCCTGGCCGATCCCGGCGTTCTCGTCCTGCACGACCCGACGACCGCCGTCGACGCCGTCACGGAGGCAGATATCGCGGCCGGCCTCACGGCGGTACGACATGCCGACGGCGGATCCCGCGCAACGATCATGGTCGCGGCCAGTCCGGCGCTGCTCGCCCGCGCCGACCGGGTTGTCGTCGTCGACGGCACCGTCGTGGCCGAGGGAACGCACGACGACCTGCTAGGAGAGCATGACGCGTACCGCGCGCTGGTGGCGCGATGA
- a CDS encoding ABC transporter ATP-binding protein/permease, translating to MSDIESSEHRDERRVLPIADRRTTWRVLGRELRVRRGTAVVTVLAFALSNICGLLAPWTLGWLVDAAIDGAARSAVVLAVAVLAAAALGGGGFLLVGYVMMARLGEGVLAALRERVVARALRLPTSVLDRAGSGDLLTRVGDDVANVTQAINNTLPMVVGAGLATGLTAVSLFGLDWRLGLAGLACAPIYGLAARWYVRRAVPLYERERLAVAERAQTVVGALDGTDTVRAYRAGDRMVASISGRSMEAMNLRVRSFRLLTTFSGWMNRAELVGLGALLCVGFLLVDADGVSVGQVTTAALLFHRLFGPIGVLMVTLDDIQSAGVSLARLVGVIEVAETDENPTRGVIGSPSIRVDGLSYRYEGGPEVLHDVSLSVAPGERLALVGASGAGKTTLATLIAGRLSPTEGEVRIADVSTRDLGESGARGWVSMVSQDVHVFYGPLRDDLRLAAPEAGDDDLRAALDAVGALTWVAALPDGLATVVGENALQLTPARAQQVALARLVLADRPVVILDEATAEAGSAGAAELEQAADSVVAGRTSVVVAHRLTQALVADRVAVLEAGRVVEVGPPAALIERGGEFAQLWDAWHAGHQHADAR from the coding sequence ATGAGCGATATCGAGTCGAGCGAGCATCGCGATGAGCGTCGGGTGCTCCCGATCGCCGACCGGCGTACGACCTGGCGCGTACTCGGACGCGAGCTCCGCGTGCGCCGGGGCACGGCGGTCGTCACCGTGCTCGCGTTCGCCCTCTCCAACATCTGCGGCCTGTTGGCGCCGTGGACCCTCGGCTGGTTGGTCGACGCGGCCATCGACGGCGCCGCACGTTCCGCTGTCGTCCTCGCGGTCGCGGTCCTCGCCGCAGCTGCGCTGGGCGGGGGCGGCTTCCTGCTGGTCGGTTACGTCATGATGGCGAGGCTCGGCGAGGGCGTTCTTGCGGCGCTGCGAGAACGCGTTGTGGCTCGAGCCCTTCGGCTGCCTACGTCGGTCCTCGACCGCGCCGGCAGCGGCGATCTGTTGACGCGGGTCGGAGACGACGTCGCGAACGTGACCCAGGCGATCAACAACACACTGCCCATGGTCGTGGGTGCGGGCCTGGCCACCGGGCTCACGGCGGTCTCGCTGTTCGGGCTCGACTGGCGACTCGGACTCGCCGGACTCGCCTGTGCGCCGATCTACGGACTCGCCGCACGCTGGTACGTACGGCGAGCCGTACCGCTGTACGAACGAGAGCGGCTGGCGGTCGCAGAGCGGGCGCAGACCGTCGTCGGTGCCCTCGACGGCACCGACACAGTACGCGCGTACCGCGCGGGCGATCGGATGGTCGCCTCGATCTCGGGCCGGTCGATGGAAGCGATGAACCTGCGGGTCCGCTCCTTCCGGCTCCTGACGACGTTCTCGGGTTGGATGAACCGGGCGGAGCTCGTCGGCCTCGGTGCATTGCTGTGCGTGGGTTTCCTGCTGGTCGATGCCGACGGCGTATCGGTCGGCCAGGTGACGACGGCCGCGTTGTTGTTCCACCGGCTGTTCGGGCCGATCGGCGTTCTGATGGTGACGCTCGACGACATTCAGTCCGCCGGAGTGAGCCTGGCCCGGTTGGTCGGGGTGATCGAGGTGGCCGAGACCGACGAGAACCCGACCCGTGGCGTGATCGGATCGCCGTCGATCCGAGTCGACGGGCTCAGCTACCGCTATGAGGGCGGACCCGAGGTGCTTCACGACGTATCGCTCAGCGTCGCACCGGGGGAGAGGCTCGCGCTCGTCGGTGCGAGCGGGGCGGGCAAGACGACCCTTGCCACTCTCATCGCCGGACGGCTGTCGCCGACCGAGGGCGAGGTGCGGATCGCCGACGTCTCCACCAGGGACCTCGGCGAGTCGGGTGCGCGTGGTTGGGTCTCGATGGTGAGCCAGGACGTGCACGTGTTCTACGGTCCGTTGCGCGACGACCTGCGACTTGCGGCGCCCGAAGCCGGTGATGACGACCTCCGCGCGGCGCTCGACGCGGTCGGTGCCTTGACCTGGGTGGCCGCGCTCCCCGACGGATTGGCGACGGTCGTCGGCGAGAACGCGCTCCAACTGACCCCCGCGCGCGCTCAGCAGGTCGCGCTCGCCCGACTCGTGCTCGCCGATCGACCGGTCGTAATCCTCGACGAGGCCACGGCCGAGGCGGGCAGTGCAGGAGCGGCCGAGCTCGAGCAGGCGGCCGACTCGGTGGTCGCCGGGCGTACGTCCGTTGTCGTCGCGCATCGCCTGACGCAGGCGCTGGTGGCCGATCGGGTCGCGGTCCTCGAGGCCGGTCGGGTCGTCGAGGTCGGTCCGCCGGCGGCGCTGATCGAGCGCGGCGGTGAGTTCGCCCAATTGTGGGACGCCTGGCATGCGGGCCACCAGCACGCCGATGCTCGGTGA
- a CDS encoding TrkH family potassium uptake protein, with the protein MAGIWSRRAIVAAAMHPVRLLPLAFVVGIVLGSLVLMLPVSRTGDGDEVVMPALFTSTSAVTVTGLSTVDTAHFWTPFGQGVILVLVQIGGFGIMTLATVLGLLVGGRLGLRTRLMAQAEMHIVNLGEVWPLLRRVAVTMFSFELVIAVILAFRYRAAYFDDWGTSIWHATFNSVMAFNNAGFSLHSDSLVRYLGDGWLILPICVGVFAGAVGFPVMAELFKNWRRPAKWTIHTRLTVWGSIGLFLIGTVTFLALEWSNPATLGTHGVWDKLVTGVEGGVMPRSGGFNSIDYALARPETLGIADIMMFIGGGSASTAGGIKITTFLLLWYVILAELRGDRDVMIGHRRIGSQTLRQAVAIALLSVCLVAVSTLFVLLVTDFRLEAVLFECTSAFGTVGLSMGITGELPHSAQVGLMILMFVGRVGTITAASALTIRQRIRRYRLPEERPIIG; encoded by the coding sequence GTGGCTGGGATTTGGAGTCGGCGCGCGATCGTCGCAGCCGCGATGCATCCGGTGCGGCTGCTGCCGTTGGCGTTCGTCGTCGGCATCGTGCTGGGATCGCTCGTCCTGATGCTCCCGGTCTCGCGTACGGGCGATGGCGACGAGGTGGTGATGCCGGCTCTGTTCACGTCGACGTCGGCCGTCACCGTGACCGGGTTGAGCACGGTCGACACGGCGCATTTCTGGACCCCGTTCGGGCAGGGCGTGATTCTCGTGCTCGTGCAGATCGGCGGCTTCGGGATCATGACGCTCGCGACGGTCCTCGGCCTGCTCGTCGGCGGGCGCCTCGGCCTGCGTACCCGACTGATGGCGCAAGCGGAGATGCACATCGTCAACCTCGGCGAGGTGTGGCCGCTGCTGCGCCGGGTCGCGGTGACCATGTTCTCGTTCGAGTTGGTGATCGCGGTCATCCTGGCGTTCCGCTACCGCGCGGCGTACTTCGACGACTGGGGTACGTCGATCTGGCATGCGACGTTCAACTCGGTGATGGCCTTCAACAACGCGGGCTTCTCCTTGCACAGCGACAGCTTGGTGCGCTACCTCGGCGACGGATGGCTGATCCTGCCGATCTGCGTAGGCGTGTTCGCCGGGGCCGTCGGGTTCCCGGTCATGGCCGAGCTGTTCAAGAACTGGCGCAGACCGGCGAAGTGGACGATCCACACCCGCCTCACGGTGTGGGGCTCGATCGGCCTGTTCCTGATCGGCACGGTCACCTTCCTTGCCCTGGAATGGAGCAATCCGGCGACGCTCGGCACGCACGGGGTGTGGGACAAGCTGGTGACCGGCGTCGAAGGCGGCGTGATGCCGCGGTCCGGTGGGTTCAACAGCATCGACTACGCCCTTGCGCGACCGGAGACGCTCGGTATCGCGGACATCATGATGTTCATCGGCGGAGGTAGCGCCAGTACGGCCGGTGGCATCAAGATCACCACGTTCCTGCTGCTCTGGTACGTGATCCTCGCCGAGCTGCGCGGCGACCGGGACGTGATGATCGGTCATCGCCGGATCGGGTCGCAGACGCTGCGGCAGGCGGTCGCGATTGCGCTGTTGTCGGTCTGTCTCGTCGCCGTCTCGACGCTCTTCGTACTGCTCGTCACCGACTTCCGCCTGGAAGCGGTGCTGTTCGAGTGCACCTCGGCGTTCGGCACCGTCGGTCTCTCGATGGGCATCACCGGGGAGCTCCCGCACTCTGCCCAGGTCGGGCTGATGATCTTGATGTTCGTCGGCCGAGTGGGCACGATTACGGCAGCATCGGCGCTCACCATCAGACAGCGCATACGGCGCTACCGACTACCGGAGGAGAGGCCGATCATTGGGTAA
- a CDS encoding TrkA family potassium uptake protein, translating into MGKKTQPPPDAPVIVIGLGRFGASTAASLIRLGHEVLAIDEDAELVQKWASDLTHAVQLDTTDEEALRQIGADQFDRAIVGIGSDIEASVLTVLTLVELGVSEVWAKAVNIKHGKILKRVGASHVVYPERSMGEKVAHMVSGQMIDYMEFDDGFAIARTRAPEEAYDKTLTESALRSRYGVTVVGIKRPAQDFTYAQADTMIRERDELIVSGPTHKVEKFCAVTVAS; encoded by the coding sequence TTGGGTAAGAAAACGCAGCCGCCGCCCGACGCGCCGGTCATCGTCATCGGCTTGGGCAGATTCGGAGCTTCCACTGCGGCATCGCTGATCCGGCTCGGACACGAAGTACTCGCGATCGACGAAGACGCCGAACTGGTGCAGAAGTGGGCGAGCGATCTGACGCATGCCGTCCAGCTCGACACGACCGACGAGGAGGCGCTTCGCCAGATCGGCGCCGACCAGTTCGACCGGGCGATCGTCGGCATCGGCAGCGACATCGAGGCGAGTGTGCTCACCGTGCTGACCCTCGTCGAGCTCGGCGTCAGCGAGGTGTGGGCGAAAGCCGTGAACATCAAGCACGGCAAGATCCTCAAACGGGTCGGCGCAAGCCATGTCGTCTATCCCGAACGCTCCATGGGCGAGAAGGTCGCGCACATGGTGAGCGGTCAGATGATCGACTACATGGAGTTCGACGACGGCTTCGCGATCGCGCGTACCCGCGCACCCGAAGAGGCGTACGACAAGACGTTGACGGAGTCGGCGCTGCGGAGTCGGTACGGCGTCACGGTCGTCGGCATCAAGCGGCCGGCCCAGGACTTCACGTACGCCCAGGCCGACACGATGATCCGAGAACGCGATGAGCTGATCGTCTCGGGCCCGACGCACAAGGTGGAGAAGTTCTGTGCGGTGACAGTCGCGTCGTGA
- a CDS encoding PQQ-dependent sugar dehydrogenase, whose amino-acid sequence MVNRRGFLVGLGAVALTGTACTDDDPGAEPSDKTAGSRSKANTDGPDAGSDSAGSPTLTVASTIATGLNVPWSIVFEPAGTALVSERDNARIVRVSADGDVRPLGDVPGVAPSEGFGEGGLLGLALDPDDARTVYAYHSTNTDNRVVRIRIDGSRLGRPVPVLTGIPVSTHHNGGRLAFGPDGMLYVSTGDAEQSDRGQDTDDLGGKILRIRPDGRPAPNNPLDNEIWSYGHRNVEGIAFDDSERLWASEFGDSSFDELNLIERGDNYGWPEVEGKDGSEFTNPLQVWSPDKCSPAAVAITGGVAYVAALRGERVIGVPLDGRRTGAPKDWFVGEYGRLREIAVAPDGDLWVSTSNTDGRSEPGPDDDRILRVTV is encoded by the coding sequence ATGGTGAATCGGCGAGGCTTCCTGGTCGGGCTCGGCGCAGTCGCGCTCACCGGTACGGCGTGCACCGACGACGACCCCGGTGCCGAACCCTCCGACAAGACCGCTGGATCGCGGAGCAAGGCGAATACAGACGGGCCGGATGCCGGATCGGACAGCGCCGGATCCCCTACTCTGACAGTCGCATCGACCATCGCCACCGGGCTCAACGTCCCGTGGTCGATCGTCTTCGAACCTGCGGGAACGGCGCTCGTCTCCGAGCGCGACAACGCCCGCATCGTCCGCGTGAGCGCCGATGGAGACGTACGCCCGCTCGGCGACGTGCCCGGCGTCGCACCCAGCGAGGGCTTCGGCGAGGGTGGTCTACTCGGCCTCGCCCTCGACCCCGACGATGCCCGCACGGTGTACGCGTACCACTCGACGAACACCGACAACCGAGTCGTCCGCATCCGGATCGACGGGAGTCGGCTCGGGCGACCGGTGCCGGTGCTCACCGGGATTCCCGTCAGCACTCACCACAACGGCGGTCGTCTCGCATTCGGCCCGGACGGCATGCTCTACGTGTCGACGGGCGATGCCGAGCAGTCCGACCGCGGGCAGGACACCGACGACCTCGGCGGCAAGATCCTGCGCATTCGCCCCGATGGTCGACCGGCGCCGAACAACCCGCTCGACAACGAGATCTGGTCGTACGGCCACCGCAACGTCGAGGGCATCGCGTTCGATGACTCAGAAAGGTTGTGGGCCTCGGAGTTCGGCGACTCGTCCTTCGACGAGTTGAACCTGATCGAACGCGGCGACAACTACGGCTGGCCGGAGGTGGAAGGCAAGGACGGCTCGGAGTTCACCAATCCGCTGCAGGTCTGGTCGCCGGACAAGTGCTCCCCCGCCGCCGTCGCGATCACCGGCGGAGTCGCGTACGTCGCCGCACTGCGAGGCGAGCGCGTCATCGGCGTACCGCTCGACGGCCGCCGCACGGGTGCGCCGAAAGACTGGTTCGTCGGAGAGTACGGCCGGCTCCGCGAGATCGCCGTCGCCCCTGACGGCGATCTCTGGGTGAGCACGAGCAACACCGACGGAAGGTCCGAGCCCGGGCCGGACGACGACAGAATCCTGCGCGTGACCGTCTGA